A window of the Halopseudomonas phragmitis genome harbors these coding sequences:
- a CDS encoding SPFH domain-containing protein, producing the protein MDIATIISLAFLALVIITVVKTAQIVPQRSAYVVERLGKYVKTLDAGFHLLIPFVDRIAYKHTLKEEAIDVPRQACVTKDNIQVVVNGVIYLQVIDPKDASYGINDYRYAAMQLAQTTLRSVVGKIDLDKTFEERDAINVQVVHALDEAAKQWGVKVMRYEIADIELPATILDALEKQMRAERERRAVVAQSEGERQAKINVSEGIKQETINLSEADKLRQINEAEGKAREIELIAEATALGLRRVAEAITSEGGKDAVALRVAEQYVREFGNLAKTNNTMILPAELSNIGSAVAAITKTLEAAKAS; encoded by the coding sequence ATGGATATTGCAACCATTATTTCCCTTGCGTTTTTGGCGCTGGTCATCATCACGGTCGTCAAGACCGCGCAGATCGTGCCGCAGCGTTCGGCCTATGTGGTCGAGCGTCTGGGCAAGTACGTCAAGACCCTGGATGCCGGCTTTCACCTGCTGATCCCTTTCGTTGACCGGATCGCCTACAAGCACACCCTCAAGGAAGAGGCCATCGACGTACCGCGTCAGGCCTGTGTGACCAAGGACAACATCCAGGTGGTGGTCAACGGGGTGATCTACCTGCAAGTGATCGATCCCAAGGATGCCAGCTACGGTATCAACGACTACCGCTATGCGGCCATGCAACTGGCCCAGACTACCCTGCGTTCGGTGGTCGGCAAGATCGATCTGGACAAGACCTTCGAAGAGCGTGACGCGATCAACGTGCAGGTGGTGCATGCGCTGGATGAAGCAGCCAAGCAATGGGGCGTGAAGGTGATGCGTTATGAGATCGCCGATATCGAACTGCCGGCGACCATTCTCGATGCGCTGGAGAAGCAGATGCGCGCCGAGCGGGAGCGTCGTGCGGTGGTGGCCCAGTCCGAAGGTGAACGTCAGGCCAAGATCAACGTGTCTGAAGGTATCAAGCAGGAAACCATCAACCTGTCCGAGGCGGACAAACTGCGCCAGATCAACGAAGCCGAAGGTAAGGCTCGCGAGATTGAGTTGATCGCTGAAGCAACGGCCCTGGGCCTGCGCCGGGTAGCCGAAGCGATTACCTCCGAGGGTGGCAAGGATGCGGTAGCGTTGCGCGTGGCCGAACAGTATGTACGTGAATTCGGCAACCTGGCCAAGACCAACAACACCATGATCCTGCCGGCAGAGCTGAGCAACATTGGTTCGGCGGTGGCCGCAATCACCAAGACCCTGGAAGCTGCCAAGGCCTCGTAA
- a CDS encoding phospholipase D-like domain-containing protein: protein MTGFAQLRSLWFWLLALALVWLISALLTAWRTLPPGLAASMPVRAAEQVELLIDQTWQDSAGQSHSEQEIFDEVLRLIGQARRLVVLDMFLFNEFAGADSYRALTRELTQALLEARRRQPDMPVILITDPFNTLYGGVAAAHLQQLEEAGVQVLVSNLAALPASNPVWTGLWQLCCRYLGNSQTGGWLPNPVGAGKVTLRSYLHLLNFRANHRKTLVVDEGLHWTGLVTSANPHDGSSRHSNQALVFRGPAALDLLETERAIINLSAPQLARDWPLPPAATPINGDATVQILTEGAIRDQLLQLIDSAQPGEQLDLEVFYLSHRPMIQALIAALQRGVQVRVMLDPNRDAFGREKNGIPNRQAAWDLHRAGIELRWCATHGEQCHRKWLLLRRADGSAALLSGSANFTRRNLDNFNPETSVLLDGPAEHPALSRAARLFERHWHNQQGQTYSLPYVEFADHSRWRYWLYRLMEASGLSTF from the coding sequence ATGACGGGATTCGCGCAGCTACGTTCGCTCTGGTTCTGGCTATTGGCACTGGCCCTTGTCTGGCTGATCAGCGCCCTGCTGACAGCCTGGCGAACACTGCCACCGGGGCTGGCCGCCAGCATGCCGGTGCGGGCTGCCGAACAGGTCGAACTTTTGATCGACCAAACCTGGCAGGACAGTGCTGGCCAAAGCCACAGCGAGCAGGAAATATTCGATGAAGTGCTGCGCTTGATCGGCCAGGCCCGCCGCCTGGTCGTGCTCGATATGTTCTTGTTCAACGAGTTTGCCGGCGCAGACAGCTACCGAGCACTGACCCGCGAACTGACCCAGGCGCTGCTTGAGGCGCGCAGGCGCCAACCGGACATGCCAGTGATTCTGATCACCGATCCGTTCAATACTCTGTACGGGGGCGTGGCTGCTGCACATCTGCAGCAGCTGGAAGAGGCTGGGGTCCAGGTACTGGTCAGCAATCTGGCGGCGCTGCCAGCCTCCAACCCGGTGTGGACCGGACTCTGGCAACTGTGCTGCCGCTATCTGGGCAACAGCCAGACCGGTGGCTGGTTACCCAACCCCGTCGGTGCTGGCAAGGTCACCCTGCGCAGCTACCTGCACCTGCTGAACTTTCGCGCCAACCATCGCAAGACCCTGGTCGTCGACGAAGGCCTGCACTGGACCGGCCTGGTAACCTCGGCCAACCCGCATGACGGCAGCAGCCGCCACAGCAATCAGGCCCTGGTGTTTCGCGGCCCGGCAGCGCTCGATCTGCTGGAAACCGAGCGAGCGATCATCAACCTCAGCGCACCGCAACTGGCCCGTGACTGGCCGCTGCCCCCTGCGGCCACGCCAATCAACGGCGACGCCACCGTCCAGATACTGACCGAAGGAGCTATCCGTGATCAGTTGCTACAACTGATCGACAGCGCTCAGCCCGGCGAGCAGCTTGATCTGGAAGTGTTCTACCTGTCCCACCGACCCATGATCCAGGCGTTGATCGCCGCCCTCCAGCGCGGAGTACAGGTGCGGGTCATGCTCGACCCCAACCGCGACGCCTTTGGCCGCGAGAAGAACGGCATCCCCAACCGCCAGGCCGCCTGGGACCTGCATCGAGCCGGCATCGAACTGCGCTGGTGCGCCACCCATGGCGAGCAGTGCCACCGCAAATGGCTGCTGCTCAGACGCGCTGACGGCAGCGCCGCCCTGCTCAGCGGCTCGGCCAACTTCACCCGGCGCAACCTCGACAACTTCAACCCGGAAACCAGCGTGCTGCTCGACGGTCCGGCCGAACACCCGGCACTCAGCCGCGCCGCCCGCTTATTCGAACGCCACTGGCACAACCAACAAGGGCAGACCTATAGTCTGCCCTATGTCGAGTTTGCCGATCACTCACGCTGGCGCTACTGGCTTTATCGGCTGATGGAAGCCAGCGGCCTGTCGACTTTCTGA
- a CDS encoding YdbL family protein: MRMTFRNLGLLLALLLSSPVWAMSLNDAMGALPAAKAAGQLGEQPDGYLGVVTPGGNAAEIARQINQARRAEYQKLANDNGIQLRDVESMAGKKAIERTPAGQYIMLNGVWMKK; the protein is encoded by the coding sequence ATGCGTATGACGTTCCGTAATCTGGGTCTGCTGCTGGCATTGCTGCTGAGTTCGCCGGTATGGGCCATGAGTCTGAATGATGCCATGGGTGCCTTGCCGGCGGCCAAGGCGGCTGGTCAGTTGGGCGAGCAGCCTGACGGCTATCTGGGAGTGGTGACGCCCGGCGGCAACGCAGCGGAAATCGCCCGACAGATCAACCAGGCACGTCGGGCCGAGTACCAGAAACTGGCCAACGACAATGGCATCCAACTGCGCGATGTAGAGTCGATGGCCGGCAAGAAGGCGATTGAGCGCACGCCGGCCGGGCAATACATCATGCTCAACGGGGTGTGGATGAAGAAGTAG
- a CDS encoding lipase secretion chaperone has protein sequence MKPLIYLPLLLGLGLLGWHLSTPTPSPSSLSSKPPQASSEQPATTPLNQPRPVTRSTDQNLPASLRDTEIDGQLEVDAQGNLVITDQLRHLFDYFFSTVGEQSFEQASSGIRDYLASQLHEPALGQALDLLDRYIDYKTELVELERRFPMVTELDGLRAREDAVQRLRASLFNVQEHAAFFASEEVYNQFTLERLAILHDPSLDPQDKAERIERLREGLPDELQQLLVPQLHLTLRQQTQQLLEQGAEPEQLRQLRLNLVGPQATERLEALDRQRSEWDQRLSGFNRERQAIISQPGLADSDKQAAIEALLHEQFSEHERLRVSSLLELDSRAER, from the coding sequence ATGAAGCCACTGATTTATCTGCCTTTGCTACTCGGCCTGGGCCTGCTCGGCTGGCACCTGAGCACACCGACACCCAGCCCATCCAGCCTTTCATCAAAGCCGCCACAAGCCAGCAGTGAACAACCCGCCACAACGCCTTTGAACCAGCCCCGTCCGGTCACTCGCAGCACCGACCAGAACCTGCCCGCCTCACTGCGCGATACCGAAATCGATGGTCAACTGGAAGTCGATGCCCAAGGCAATCTGGTGATTACCGACCAGCTGCGTCACCTGTTCGACTATTTCTTCAGCACCGTCGGCGAACAGTCATTCGAGCAGGCCAGCAGCGGTATCCGCGACTATCTGGCCAGCCAGCTGCATGAACCGGCTCTGGGTCAGGCCCTGGATCTGCTGGATCGCTATATCGACTACAAGACTGAGCTGGTGGAACTGGAGCGACGCTTCCCGATGGTGACCGAGCTGGACGGCCTGCGCGCCCGCGAAGATGCCGTACAGCGCCTGCGCGCCAGCCTGTTCAACGTGCAGGAGCATGCCGCCTTCTTCGCCAGCGAAGAGGTCTATAACCAGTTCACTCTTGAGCGTCTGGCGATACTGCACGATCCGTCGCTGGATCCGCAGGACAAGGCCGAACGGATCGAGCGGCTGCGCGAAGGGCTGCCCGACGAGTTGCAACAGTTGCTGGTACCGCAATTGCATCTGACCCTGCGCCAGCAGACCCAGCAGTTGCTGGAGCAAGGTGCCGAGCCGGAGCAGCTACGCCAGCTGCGCCTGAACCTGGTCGGTCCCCAGGCAACCGAGCGACTGGAAGCGCTGGACCGCCAGCGCAGCGAATGGGATCAGCGCCTGAGCGGGTTCAATCGCGAGCGTCAGGCGATCATCAGCCAGCCGGGGCTGGCCGACAGCGACAAGCAGGCCGCGATTGAGGCCCTGCTGCACGAGCAGTTCAGCGAGCATGAGCGGCTCAGGGTCAGCAGTCTGCTCGAACTCGATAGCCGCGCCGAACGCTAG
- a CDS encoding intermembrane phospholipid transport protein YdbH family protein, which produces MRRGWRILALIGVLLLVVVIATGWAAQRALQAAGVEQWDAQGLGWQDGGPYLQSLSLVQRSDQGLVELQLQGLSLTPGWQLGAWLKRLTLERVELAWWPADTAPEQPVLAFEDQPIPDPLAWVPLLAWAPEQLAVAELLLDLPCASGRCELDGQLDMQLMRGEPSSLASQIVLNSSGVMLHGDVQLSAEAEVLRLETEWQLEQHPALALHSQWRQAAQGYHWQGWLSIPEWPGSEALFPALQAWLAPGLLPLDDLPRGLQATLGWDWQGEQLAERLGALLDGSARLGGILRLEQPWLLDGVGLISGEQQWALEVEQRRWRLHQGQAQWRLQQPAAALFGEALPGDWLPKSLNLTLSPSEVLELDWASRLPFAARLEIDGPLAGQLQGQLGLTAQPQLRLELTGGQLELRAAALAWDDLRMREARLQAAIEAAFDGQRLSVQLGESSQARLTELALPELELQLAGVELRLPGLRLEMGLAEGSDWALETPLRLGMTQVRHPQLKPQGWSFNGRLSQSPARLSLSGTLAAASGLAAELRFNWPEQADWQAELVLQELFLRAANPLAETLSAWPELLSFSTGRLQARFELGGADALARADGQVRLSGGAGIYDRSSFEGLELPLSVRLRGEQLQLGFTELKVRSLDPGLPLGPLVLQGEYQASLERLEQGRLRLDSARLGILGGQLWLEPAQLDLAASRQDLVLGLEGVELARLFEVYPAEGLSGRGTLDGRLPVSLENGKLLVEGGRVQAREPGGILQYQSAQLQAMGRSNPGMRELAVALEDFRYSVLSSDLNYGSDGVLVLALRLEGYNPDLQRGRPVHLNVRLEEDIPALLASLQLSGQVSDIIQKRVQERLLQRRLNP; this is translated from the coding sequence ATGCGCAGAGGATGGCGGATTCTGGCCCTGATCGGTGTTCTGTTGCTGGTGGTGGTGATCGCCACCGGGTGGGCTGCCCAGCGGGCGTTACAGGCGGCCGGGGTGGAGCAGTGGGATGCCCAGGGACTTGGCTGGCAGGATGGTGGGCCGTACCTGCAGTCACTGAGCCTGGTACAGCGCAGTGATCAGGGGCTGGTTGAGCTGCAGTTGCAGGGCCTGTCGCTGACGCCGGGCTGGCAGCTCGGAGCCTGGCTGAAGCGGCTGACGCTTGAGCGAGTCGAACTGGCCTGGTGGCCCGCTGACACAGCGCCGGAGCAGCCGGTACTCGCGTTTGAAGATCAGCCGATACCTGACCCGCTGGCCTGGGTGCCGTTGCTCGCCTGGGCTCCGGAACAATTGGCGGTGGCCGAGTTACTGCTTGATCTGCCCTGTGCCAGCGGTCGTTGTGAGCTGGATGGTCAGCTCGATATGCAATTGATGCGGGGCGAGCCGAGCAGCCTGGCCAGTCAGATTGTGTTGAACTCGTCCGGGGTGATGCTGCATGGGGACGTGCAACTCAGTGCCGAAGCCGAGGTGCTGCGTCTGGAAACCGAATGGCAACTGGAACAGCACCCGGCACTGGCGCTGCACAGCCAATGGCGTCAGGCGGCGCAGGGGTATCACTGGCAGGGCTGGCTGAGTATTCCCGAGTGGCCCGGCAGCGAGGCGCTGTTTCCAGCCCTGCAGGCCTGGCTGGCACCGGGGCTGTTGCCGCTGGATGATTTACCTCGGGGGTTGCAGGCCACTCTGGGCTGGGACTGGCAGGGTGAACAACTGGCTGAACGGCTGGGTGCCCTGCTCGATGGTTCCGCCCGGCTGGGGGGGATTCTGCGTCTGGAACAGCCCTGGTTGCTGGACGGCGTAGGGCTGATCAGCGGCGAGCAGCAATGGGCTCTGGAGGTCGAGCAGCGGCGCTGGCGCCTGCATCAGGGCCAGGCCCAGTGGCGTTTGCAGCAGCCGGCTGCGGCATTGTTTGGCGAGGCTCTGCCGGGCGATTGGCTACCCAAGAGCCTGAACCTGACACTGAGCCCCAGTGAGGTGCTGGAACTGGACTGGGCCAGTCGCCTGCCGTTTGCGGCCCGGCTGGAGATCGACGGCCCGTTGGCCGGACAGTTGCAGGGCCAGCTGGGGCTGACCGCCCAGCCGCAACTGCGCTTGGAACTGACGGGCGGGCAGTTGGAGCTGCGGGCCGCGGCCTTGGCCTGGGATGACCTGCGGATGCGTGAAGCGCGATTGCAGGCCGCGATCGAAGCAGCATTCGACGGTCAGCGTTTGAGCGTGCAGTTGGGCGAGAGCAGCCAGGCCCGGTTGACCGAGCTGGCGTTGCCTGAGCTTGAGCTGCAACTGGCAGGCGTCGAGCTGCGCCTGCCCGGCTTGCGCTTGGAAATGGGCTTGGCCGAGGGTAGCGACTGGGCGCTGGAAACACCTTTGCGCCTGGGCATGACCCAGGTGCGCCACCCGCAGCTCAAGCCTCAGGGCTGGAGTTTCAATGGTCGTTTAAGTCAATCTCCTGCGCGGCTTAGCCTGTCGGGAACTCTTGCTGCTGCTTCCGGGCTGGCGGCAGAGCTGCGCTTCAACTGGCCGGAGCAGGCCGACTGGCAGGCCGAACTGGTGTTGCAGGAGCTGTTTCTGCGCGCTGCCAACCCGCTGGCCGAGACGCTGAGCGCCTGGCCTGAGCTGCTGAGTTTTTCCACTGGTCGATTGCAGGCACGCTTTGAACTGGGCGGGGCTGATGCCCTGGCCCGGGCCGACGGTCAGGTACGCCTCAGCGGTGGGGCCGGTATTTATGACCGCAGCAGTTTCGAGGGGCTGGAGTTGCCCCTGTCGGTCCGGCTGCGTGGTGAACAATTGCAACTGGGTTTTACCGAGCTGAAGGTGCGCAGCCTCGATCCGGGCCTGCCGCTGGGCCCGCTGGTACTGCAGGGCGAGTATCAGGCGAGCCTGGAGCGCCTGGAACAGGGCCGGTTGCGCCTGGACAGTGCGCGGCTGGGAATACTTGGCGGGCAACTGTGGCTGGAACCGGCGCAACTGGATCTGGCGGCCAGCCGCCAGGACCTGGTGCTCGGGCTTGAGGGGGTTGAACTGGCCCGATTGTTCGAGGTCTATCCAGCAGAGGGCCTGAGTGGTCGCGGTACGCTGGATGGCCGCTTGCCGGTCAGCCTGGAGAACGGCAAACTGCTGGTTGAGGGGGGGCGGGTCCAGGCCCGTGAGCCGGGTGGCATCCTCCAGTATCAGTCCGCACAGTTGCAGGCGATGGGCCGCAGCAATCCCGGTATGCGCGAGTTGGCCGTGGCCCTGGAGGATTTTCGCTATTCGGTGCTCAGCAGTGATCTGAACTATGGCAGCGATGGGGTGTTGGTACTGGCGTTGCGGCTGGAAGGTTATAACCCTGACCTGCAACGCGGGCGCCCGGTGCATTTGAACGTTCGGCTGGAAGAGGATATTCCGGCCCTGCTGGCCAGTCTGCAATTGAGCGGGCAGGTCAGCGACATCATTCAGAAACGGGTTCAGGAACGGCTATTGCAACGCCGTCTGAATCCCTAG
- a CDS encoding metal-sensing transcriptional repressor: protein MQATLVADEAAEARQKAMLMRLARVEGQIRGIQAMIRRGESCEAIAQQFSASRSALDKAYRMLLTCLIEETLQEPGQDTAEAVERVRKLFIKYT, encoded by the coding sequence ATGCAAGCAACTTTAGTGGCGGATGAAGCCGCTGAGGCTCGGCAAAAGGCTATGCTGATGCGTCTGGCCAGGGTCGAAGGCCAGATTCGCGGCATTCAGGCGATGATTCGGCGCGGAGAGTCCTGCGAAGCGATTGCCCAGCAGTTCTCCGCCTCACGCAGCGCCCTGGACAAGGCCTATCGCATGCTGCTGACCTGTCTGATCGAGGAAACCTTGCAGGAGCCCGGTCAGGACACCGCTGAGGCGGTGGAGCGGGTGCGCAAGTTGTTTATTAAATACACCTAA
- a CDS encoding YnbE family lipoprotein, with amino-acid sequence MRWRTLAVIAGAVWWLAACTPTVQLAAPSEPININLNVKIQHEIYVKVDKELDELFSESSGLF; translated from the coding sequence ATGCGGTGGCGTACGCTTGCGGTGATAGCCGGAGCGGTCTGGTGGCTGGCGGCCTGTACGCCAACCGTACAACTGGCCGCGCCGAGCGAACCGATCAACATCAACCTGAACGTCAAGATCCAGCACGAGATCTACGTCAAGGTCGACAAGGAGCTGGATGAGCTGTTCAGTGAATCCAGTGGCCTGTTCTAG
- the gabT gene encoding 4-aminobutyrate--2-oxoglutarate transaminase gives MSKTNDSLMQRRHNAVARGVSQIHPIFVQRAENATVWDVEGRQYIDFAGGIAVLNTGHRHPKVIDAVKRQLEQFTHTCFQVLAYEPYVELCEKINARVPGNFDKKTLLVTTGSEAVENAVKIARAATGRAGVIAFTGGYHGRTMMTLSMTGKVVPYSAGMGLMPGGVYRAQFPCPLHGVSEDDAMASVERIFKNDAEPRDIAAIVIEPVQGEGGFYVASPAFMQRLRALCDQHGILLVADEVQTGAGRTGTFFAMEQMGVAADLTTFAKSIAGGFPVAGVCGRAEAMDAIAPGGLGGTYAGSPLACAAALAVMEVFEEENLLARSQCLGELMRERLSAIAAADKRIGDVRGLGAMVACELFGADGKPDAELTGKVVAKARDKGLILLSCGQYGNVIRILVPLTATDVEVQEGLDIVAACFAEL, from the coding sequence ACGCCAGTACATCGATTTTGCCGGCGGGATCGCGGTGCTCAATACCGGGCATCGGCATCCCAAGGTGATCGATGCGGTCAAGCGTCAGCTTGAGCAGTTCACCCATACCTGTTTTCAGGTGCTGGCCTATGAGCCCTATGTTGAGCTGTGCGAGAAAATCAATGCCCGGGTCCCCGGCAATTTCGACAAGAAGACCCTGCTGGTGACTACCGGCTCCGAGGCGGTCGAGAATGCGGTGAAGATCGCCCGGGCCGCCACTGGCCGGGCCGGGGTGATCGCTTTCACCGGCGGTTACCATGGCCGCACCATGATGACCCTGTCGATGACTGGCAAGGTGGTGCCGTATTCGGCGGGTATGGGCTTGATGCCGGGTGGTGTGTACCGGGCGCAGTTCCCTTGTCCGCTCCATGGCGTCAGCGAGGACGACGCCATGGCCAGCGTCGAGCGGATTTTCAAGAACGATGCCGAGCCGCGTGACATCGCTGCGATTGTCATCGAGCCGGTGCAGGGCGAGGGTGGTTTCTACGTCGCCAGTCCGGCCTTCATGCAGCGTCTGCGGGCGCTCTGTGATCAGCACGGCATCCTGCTGGTGGCCGATGAGGTGCAGACTGGTGCCGGGCGTACCGGTACCTTCTTCGCCATGGAGCAGATGGGCGTGGCGGCGGATCTGACCACTTTTGCCAAATCGATTGCCGGTGGCTTCCCGGTAGCGGGTGTGTGTGGGCGTGCCGAGGCGATGGATGCGATCGCCCCTGGCGGGCTGGGCGGCACCTATGCCGGTAGCCCGCTGGCCTGCGCGGCGGCGCTGGCGGTTATGGAGGTGTTCGAGGAGGAGAATTTGCTGGCCCGCAGTCAATGTTTGGGCGAGTTGATGCGTGAACGTTTGAGTGCGATTGCCGCCGCCGACAAGCGTATTGGCGATGTCCGCGGACTGGGGGCGATGGTCGCCTGCGAGCTGTTTGGCGCCGATGGCAAGCCAGATGCCGAACTGACCGGCAAGGTGGTGGCCAAGGCCCGGGACAAGGGCCTGATCCTGTTGTCCTGCGGCCAGTATGGCAACGTGATCCGGATTCTGGTGCCGCTGACCGCCACCGATGTGGAGGTGCAGGAAGGGCTGGATATCGTCGCTGCCTGCTTCGCCGAGCTGTAG
- a CDS encoding triacylglycerol lipase: MRNKTRLSLALGLATTLGISTQAQAFLFSSSNYTKTQYPIVLTHGMLGFDSLLGVDYWYGIPSALRKDGATVYVTEVSQLDTSEARGEQLLTQVEEIVAISGKPKVNLFGHSHGGPTIRYVAAVRPDLVASVTSIGAPHKGSAAADFIRQVPEDSASEAILAGIVNGLGALINFLSGSSSDTPQNSLGTLESLNSEGAARFNARFPQGVPTSACGEGDYVVNGVRYYSWSGTSPLTNILDPSDLLLGATSLTFGFEANDGLVGRCSSRLGMVIRDNYRMNHLDEVNQTFGLTSIFETSPVSVYRQQANRLKNVGL, from the coding sequence ATGCGCAACAAGACTCGGCTCTCGCTCGCCCTCGGGCTGGCCACCACGCTGGGTATCAGCACCCAGGCCCAGGCCTTCCTGTTCAGCTCCTCGAACTACACCAAGACCCAGTACCCGATCGTCCTGACCCACGGCATGCTCGGCTTCGACAGCCTGCTCGGGGTCGACTACTGGTACGGCATTCCCTCTGCCCTGCGTAAAGACGGTGCCACTGTCTACGTCACCGAAGTCAGTCAGCTCGACACTTCCGAAGCCCGGGGCGAACAACTGCTGACCCAAGTCGAGGAAATCGTCGCCATCAGCGGCAAACCCAAGGTCAACCTGTTCGGCCACAGTCATGGTGGACCCACCATCCGCTACGTCGCCGCCGTGCGCCCGGATCTGGTCGCCTCGGTCACCAGCATCGGCGCGCCGCACAAAGGTTCGGCCGCCGCCGACTTCATCCGCCAGGTGCCGGAAGACTCGGCCAGCGAAGCGATCCTGGCCGGGATCGTCAACGGTCTGGGGGCGCTGATCAACTTCCTCTCCGGTAGCAGTTCGGACACCCCACAGAACTCGCTGGGCACGCTGGAGTCGCTGAACTCCGAAGGCGCCGCGCGCTTCAACGCCCGCTTCCCCCAAGGGGTGCCGACCAGTGCCTGCGGCGAGGGTGATTACGTGGTCAATGGCGTGCGCTATTACTCCTGGAGCGGCACCAGCCCGCTGACCAACATACTCGACCCTTCCGATCTGTTGCTCGGCGCCACCTCCCTGACCTTCGGCTTCGAGGCCAACGATGGTCTGGTCGGACGCTGCAGCTCCCGGCTGGGTATGGTGATCCGCGACAACTACCGGATGAACCACCTGGATGAGGTGAACCAGACCTTCGGGCTGACCAGCATATTCGAGACCAGCCCGGTATCGGTCTATCGCCAACAAGCCAATCGCCTGAAGAACGTCGGGCTCTGA
- a CDS encoding NfeD family protein — MLLSSYVNGYAFWLLLGFALLISEFFVPGLIAAFFGLGALIVGVLTLLGIIEGLSAQITLFSLISLAMLFGLRRRFQRWLIGASSDKAKTDLDNSGYVGARVTVLADFVQGVGQVSLNGAKWDAESSEPLKAGDAAWVISHHGIVLKVSTQQTDTNTPK; from the coding sequence ATGCTGCTGAGCAGTTATGTCAACGGGTATGCCTTCTGGCTGCTACTGGGGTTCGCCCTGCTGATTTCCGAATTCTTCGTCCCGGGGCTGATCGCGGCTTTCTTTGGCCTGGGCGCGCTGATTGTCGGAGTTCTGACCCTGCTGGGGATCATTGAAGGGCTGTCGGCCCAGATCACCCTGTTCTCGCTGATCAGTCTGGCCATGCTGTTTGGTCTGCGTCGGCGCTTTCAACGCTGGCTGATCGGTGCCAGCTCCGACAAGGCCAAGACCGATCTGGACAACTCCGGCTATGTTGGCGCGCGTGTCACCGTGCTGGCCGATTTTGTCCAGGGCGTGGGCCAGGTCTCGCTCAACGGGGCCAAATGGGATGCCGAGTCCAGTGAACCGCTCAAGGCCGGAGATGCCGCCTGGGTCATCAGTCACCACGGCATTGTCCTCAAGGTCAGCACCCAGCAAACCGATACCAACACCCCCAAGTAG
- a CDS encoding DUF3047 domain-containing protein gives MPILLLLGALLAGPVWAERSYPPHEILTWQQRSFAGLTDYRLVADQLPPRLHAHCDNSASALYLRQRIDLEQTPILEWSWGVDQVFAGTNERSKAGDDYPVRLYVVIDGGLRPWRTRAVNYVWSSHQPIGSHWPNAFTRQAMMLALRSGPASQPGELVSEQRNVREDFLALHGQAPRHIDGLAIMTDCDNSGQPTQGWYGTIRWRATSSSTPR, from the coding sequence ATGCCAATTCTGCTGCTGCTCGGCGCACTGCTGGCCGGCCCGGTCTGGGCCGAGCGCAGCTATCCGCCGCACGAAATACTGACCTGGCAACAACGCAGTTTTGCCGGGCTGACCGACTATCGACTGGTTGCCGACCAGTTGCCACCCCGGCTGCATGCACACTGCGACAACAGTGCCTCGGCCCTGTATCTGCGCCAGCGCATCGACCTGGAGCAAACACCGATTCTGGAGTGGTCTTGGGGCGTGGATCAGGTATTTGCAGGGACCAACGAGCGTAGCAAAGCCGGCGATGATTACCCGGTCCGGCTGTACGTGGTCATTGATGGCGGCTTGCGCCCCTGGCGCACCCGGGCGGTCAACTACGTCTGGTCCAGCCACCAGCCAATTGGCAGTCACTGGCCCAACGCCTTTACCCGGCAAGCCATGATGCTGGCGCTACGCAGTGGTCCGGCCTCCCAGCCGGGCGAACTGGTGAGCGAGCAGCGCAACGTGCGTGAGGATTTTCTCGCCCTGCACGGCCAGGCGCCGCGCCATATCGACGGGCTGGCGATCATGACCGATTGTGACAACAGCGGTCAGCCAACCCAAGGCTGGTACGGCACCATCCGCTGGCGGGCTACTTCTTCATCCACACCCCGTTGA